The Chloroflexota bacterium genomic sequence GAACGGCCTAAGGCGCGGCTCGGATGCGAAGGCGATCCAGCAATGCCAAGAACTGGTAAGACTTCACGTACGGTGCTGCAGTTTTTCCGGTGGGAGACTCGACGCTGACGCTCGCCCCAAGTCGGCGAGCCTGCCTGAAGGGGCAAGCACACGGCGTGTCAAGGTTGTCAATCAGGCCCCGAGGCCACAGGCGTGACGCTAGCTGATGGTCCGTCTACGGCACCAAGGCTTCCAGTTCAGATCCAGGCGACGACGACCACCGGCCATATCACGCGCGCGCAGACCGTCAATCCGGGATCTTTGGGCGCGTATCCCGACTGGCGACCAGAACTTCGTTTCCCTCCAACCAATCCCCCTAAAGGAAATCAGGGGACGTCGGATCGCCTCGCAAAACCTCCCGGCGACAACGTCATCGACCATTTCGTGGAGCCGCTCGATCTCGCCTTCTGCGGGCTCGTCGCACGCGTCGCAGCCACAACTCGGAAAAAGCTCGCCGTACCACCGCCCGAATCGGACGTGAAGACCCGGAAAGGTTGAGAACA encodes the following:
- a CDS encoding DUF6226 family protein, with protein sequence MPGWFGYAKCGSAGPPPDPAYSRVTNAERFRPLHSAMLETVDRLENDFDVERIEGYGLEAELEQGLDPARPHVRLNPRNHDSAPIVVVFSTFPGLHVRFGRWYGELFPSCGCDACDEPAEGEIERLHEMVDDVVAGRFCEAIRRPLISFRGIGWRETKFWSPVGIRAQRSRIDGLRARDMAGGRRRLDLNWKPWCRRRTIS